A stretch of the Lactuca sativa cultivar Salinas chromosome 9, Lsat_Salinas_v11, whole genome shotgun sequence genome encodes the following:
- the LOC111915040 gene encoding uncharacterized protein LOC111915040 has protein sequence MMDIAWEHVIQVVDEKGKKAWICNFCQKVIGGGGINRVKKHLDGIKGEVVACPKDSPKVRYGGSRIVNCEKGKRKSTSNLHPFFTKGINDLSQPTIKSAMQSKEKIHDVDLVIVMWFYDAYAKKSVSLIIDSLRSQWVDIGSRIMSDGWRDVSQRHLINFLVYFLKGILFLKSVDASDIESNATNLCNMFAEIVDMVGEKNMVQMVTDNAANYKLSGTNLCERYPYITWSPYAAHCINIPLNWLRKRPVWKEIISPGATRFGTVFIALQSLYDHKEDLQAIVISNEFKKMLKVRNAVECKQIFLNEIFWKNCLITVKVMTPLLELLRLCDSDEKPAIGYVYEGMRQARRGIKELFKKKKELYRPYTNINDSRWDRMLRKSIYCAAYWLNPVFQYDHANLCKKNEVFQGVLEMVEKNFKCDDVLNITLNLGRFHDAEGTFGRSSVIVSRNLTRPDEWWKLFGGDIPVLKKFAIRILSQTTSSSGCKRNWSVFERIHMKWRNRLEHQRLNDLVFVHYNLHLQNRLKVDMRSYDPVDYVNIDKTIFWEVEEERCTCPLIMFSIN, from the exons ATGATGGATATCGCATGGGAACATGTTATTCAAGTCGTTGATGAGAAGGGGAAAAAGGCATGGATATGTAACTTTTGTCAAAAAGTTATAGGCGGTGGTGGAATAAACAGGGTTAAGAAACATCTTGATGGTATTAAAGGTGAGGTAGTAGCATGCCCAAAAGATAGTCCAAAAGTACG ATATGGAGGAAGTAGAATTGTCAACTGTGAAAAAGGGAAAAGGAAATCTACTTCAAACTTGCATCCATTTTTTACGAAAGGTATAAATGATCTTTCCCAACCCACTATCAAATCTGCAATGCAAAGTAAGGAAAAAATACATGATGTGGATTTAGTTATTGTTATGTGGTTTTATGATGCAT ATGCAAAAAAGTCAGTTTCATTGATAATTGATTCGTTAAGAAGTCAATGGGTTGATATTGGTTCTAGAATTATGAGTGATGGTTGGAGGGATGTTTCACAACGACATTTGATTAATTTCTTGGTTTATTTTCTGAAAGGGATATTATTTCTTAAATCTGTTGATGCATCTGATATAGAAAGCAATGCTACAAATTTGTGTAATATGTTTGCTGAGATTGTTGATATGGTAGGAGAAAAAAATATGGTACAAATGGTAACTGATAATGCCGCTAATTACAAGCTTTCTGGTACTAACTTATGTGAAAGATATCCTTATATTACTTGGTCTCCATATGCAGCACATTGTATTAATATT CCCTTGAATTGGTTAAGAAAAAGGCCCGTTTGGAAAGAAATTATCAGTCCAGGTGCTACTCGGTTTGGTACCGTGTTCATTGCATTGCAAAGTTTGTATGACCATAAAGAAGATTTACAAGCAATTGTCATATCTAATGAGTTTAAGAAGATGTTGAAAGTGAGAAATGCAGTTGAATGTAAACAAATTTTCTTGAATGAAATCTTTTGGAAGAATTGTTTGATTACAGTGAAAGTAATGACTCCTTTGTTAGAGCTTTTGCGGTTGTGTGATTCGGATGAAAAACCTGCAATTGGTTATGTTTACGAGGGAATGCGTCAGGCAAGAAGAGGGATTAAGGAATtgtttaagaagaagaaggaattaTATAGGCCTTACACTAACATAAATGATAGTCGTTGGGATAGGATGTTAAGAAAAAGTATTTATTGTGCGGCTTATTGGTTGAATCCCGTTTTTCAATATGATCATGCAAATCTTTGTAAGAAGAATGAGGTGTTTCAAGGCGTTCTTGAAATGGTTGAGAAGAATTTTAAATGTGATGATGTTTTAAATATTACATTGAATTTAGGCAGGTTTCATGATGCTGAAGGTACCTTTGGTAGATCTAGTGTCATTGTTTCTCGTAATCTTACTCGTCCAG ATGAGTGGTGGAAGTTATTTGGCGGAGATATTCCGGTTTTGAAAAAGTTTGCTATTAGAATATTAAGTCAAACAACATCTTCTTCCGGTTGTAAACGTAATTGGAGTGTATTTGAAAGGATTCACATGAAATGGAGGAATAGATTGGAACATCAAAGGCTAAATGATCTTGTATTTGTTCATTACAACTTGCATTTACAAAATAG ATTGAAGGTTGATATGAGGTCTTACGATCCTGTTGACTATGTAAATATTGATAAGACAATATTTTGGGAGGTTGAAGAAGAGCGGTGTACATGTCCCTTAATCATGTTTAGCATCAACTAA